The following are encoded in a window of Ignicoccus islandicus DSM 13165 genomic DNA:
- a CDS encoding thiamine-phosphate kinase, translating to MSHTKTLPDFKPIGASLGFTEERLLNLVREMGVKTGKLGPGDDCDCIEIAETSLCVNVDGFAAKEVMMDFMDLSDVGWRGVIASLSDLVAKGCVPRGSGYSVYANDIESALQLSRGALEAVSEYSLTFLGADTNRGNESIDAFSLGTCSNPIPIDGAEEGDLVVIPKGCWGCVKACLEGIAGDEERAHCKRPRIPKGLAEALVKYRKFIRASTDSSDSLAVSLWKLAKASNKAIELHVLPSNLDEKYVLYSGEEYLPVLVVDREGLELVKEIDGMVIGRVREGPAKVTLYGREVKPLGWEWF from the coding sequence GTGTCCCACACAAAAACCCTTCCCGACTTCAAACCGATCGGTGCCTCCTTGGGCTTTACGGAAGAGAGACTTCTAAATTTAGTGAGGGAGATGGGAGTTAAAACTGGTAAGCTAGGTCCCGGAGACGACTGCGACTGCATCGAGATAGCGGAAACGTCGCTTTGCGTTAACGTTGACGGATTTGCAGCGAAGGAAGTAATGATGGACTTCATGGACTTAAGCGATGTAGGGTGGAGGGGAGTAATTGCGTCCCTGAGCGACTTAGTAGCTAAGGGATGCGTTCCCAGGGGAAGCGGGTATTCGGTTTACGCTAACGATATCGAAAGCGCGCTTCAACTAAGCAGGGGAGCGTTGGAAGCGGTCTCCGAATATTCCTTGACCTTTCTAGGGGCCGATACGAATAGGGGAAATGAGTCAATAGATGCCTTCTCATTGGGAACTTGTAGTAACCCAATCCCAATTGATGGGGCTGAGGAAGGCGACCTAGTGGTAATACCTAAGGGGTGTTGGGGTTGCGTCAAAGCATGCTTAGAAGGAATAGCTGGAGACGAGGAAAGGGCCCATTGCAAGAGACCGCGAATTCCAAAGGGCCTAGCGGAAGCCTTAGTAAAATATAGGAAGTTCATCAGAGCTTCGACTGATTCGAGCGATTCGCTGGCCGTGAGCCTTTGGAAGCTCGCTAAAGCATCGAATAAGGCCATAGAATTACATGTCCTTCCAAGCAACTTAGATGAGAAGTACGTGTTGTATTCCGGAGAGGAATATTTGCCTGTGCTCGTAGTGGATCGAGAAGGACTAGAATTGGTTAAAGAGATCGACGGTATGGTAATAGGAAGAGTTAGGGAAGGTCCAGCCAAAGTTACCTTATACGGAAGGGAAGTGAAACCGCTCGGATGGGAATGGTTCTAG
- a CDS encoding MarC family protein: MDEILNLVIALFVIIDPLTNGPIFHSMTSHLPSNVRKRIITKSVIVATIVLLVFSILGDYIVKPFGMNLTDVRMATGLILLVYSIQALLGQTEAQMIDPESIAIVPMAIPMLAGPGAISLVLYYRSVCGPICTSVAVLIVMAISIPMLRYGEVIYKVLGKNGITALSRIIAILLAGLGVAMIRESAVEILSEIMK; encoded by the coding sequence ATGGACGAAATCTTGAACTTGGTAATTGCTCTATTTGTAATAATAGATCCTTTAACAAACGGTCCAATATTTCATAGCATGACTTCTCACTTGCCCAGTAACGTGAGGAAGAGAATAATAACGAAAAGCGTAATAGTAGCAACAATAGTCTTGTTAGTTTTCTCAATTCTAGGCGATTACATAGTAAAGCCCTTTGGAATGAATCTGACTGACGTTAGAATGGCTACCGGCTTGATTCTATTAGTTTACTCCATACAAGCGCTCTTGGGCCAAACTGAGGCGCAAATGATAGACCCAGAAAGCATAGCTATAGTGCCCATGGCCATTCCAATGCTCGCTGGTCCTGGTGCCATAAGCTTGGTTTTGTACTATCGTTCCGTCTGTGGACCAATATGCACAAGCGTAGCCGTACTAATAGTAATGGCTATCTCAATCCCGATGTTGAGATACGGAGAAGTTATCTACAAGGTGCTTGGTAAAAACGGAATAACGGCCCTTTCGAGAATAATCGCAATATTGCTAGCTGGTCTGGGAGTCGCAATGATAAGGGAGAGCGCTGTCGAAATACTTTCGGAAATAATGAAGTAA
- a CDS encoding 50S ribosomal protein L15e, with protein MAKGLYHYLREQWKRPYDGEHGELMKQRFIQWRREPAVVRIEKPTRLDRARALGYKAKPGVVVVRVRVSKGGLNRPRPNKGRRPKRMGVYGYAPAKPTRLIAEERAARKYPGLEVLNSYWVGEDGQYEWYEVILVDPHHPAIKSDPELNWLANPSNRGRVFRGLTSAGKKMRGLRKSRGLRGTVKHKWKRKQKERELRKRHEASGKAKPRAVREVPDYHKGTQ; from the coding sequence ATGGCCAAGGGTCTGTACCATTACCTAAGGGAACAATGGAAGAGGCCTTACGACGGTGAACACGGAGAGCTCATGAAGCAGAGGTTCATCCAGTGGAGGAGGGAGCCGGCAGTAGTTCGAATCGAGAAACCTACTAGGCTAGACAGAGCTAGGGCGCTAGGCTACAAGGCCAAGCCTGGAGTAGTAGTAGTTAGGGTAAGGGTCAGTAAAGGTGGGCTGAACAGACCGAGGCCTAACAAGGGTAGGAGACCAAAGAGAATGGGTGTTTACGGATACGCTCCAGCTAAACCAACCCGTCTAATAGCTGAAGAGAGGGCAGCTAGGAAGTATCCCGGCCTAGAAGTGCTCAACTCCTACTGGGTAGGTGAAGACGGCCAGTACGAGTGGTACGAAGTAATACTTGTGGACCCACATCACCCCGCAATAAAGAGCGATCCGGAACTCAACTGGTTAGCTAACCCATCCAATAGAGGAAGGGTGTTCAGGGGACTAACTAGTGCAGGAAAGAAGATGAGGGGACTTAGGAAGAGCAGGGGACTGAGAGGCACAGTCAAGCACAAGTGGAAGAGGAAACAGAAGGAGAGGGAACTTAGGAAGAGACACGAAGCAAGCGGAAAGGCCAAGCCGAGAGCGGTAAGGGAAGTGCCTGACTACCACAAGGGCACTCAGTAA
- a CDS encoding preprotein translocase subunit Sec61beta produces MAKKRRRAGDSGLVTAMGLMRFYEEIESKIKVPPEAVVGAAFGISVLALILRIVLG; encoded by the coding sequence TTGGCTAAGAAGAGAAGGAGGGCAGGAGACAGCGGACTCGTCACTGCCATGGGTCTGATGAGATTTTACGAAGAGATAGAATCTAAGATCAAGGTACCACCGGAAGCGGTAGTGGGGGCGGCCTTCGGTATCTCAGTTCTAGCGTTGATACTGAGAATAGTATTGGGTTGA
- a CDS encoding DMT family transporter — MLEAAIPLIPQLLWATNFVISKIVVSSGLHPLALTAIRWTIATFLMYLYARLVGMRISLDRSLSFLALTGITGFSALIYLGLMFSKASIVGLTMAFIPIATSILAAIFLKERISKLVAASVVLGSLGGILLSAGNLNGLSWLGVLFGVLASIDWGIYTVWSKKAMVELSPMELLVSISILAQPVNWILALPFLSIEPLLKEEVLLGTLYVSLVPGFVAYFLWLYSVKLIGASRAGVYINALPLFTLIISVLTLGERLDAFEVAGSALIIAALTLVTVDYLNRTYRASRQ, encoded by the coding sequence ATGCTAGAGGCGGCGATACCCTTAATTCCCCAACTCCTTTGGGCGACGAACTTCGTTATCTCTAAGATCGTGGTGAGTAGTGGTCTTCACCCATTAGCGCTCACAGCTATCAGATGGACCATAGCGACTTTCTTGATGTACCTTTACGCTCGATTGGTAGGGATGAGAATTAGCCTAGATAGGTCGCTATCGTTCCTAGCGCTAACTGGGATAACGGGGTTCAGCGCGCTAATATACCTAGGTCTCATGTTCTCGAAGGCGTCAATAGTGGGCCTTACAATGGCCTTTATCCCTATAGCCACTTCAATTCTCGCTGCCATATTCCTAAAAGAAAGAATTTCGAAGCTCGTTGCCGCGTCAGTGGTTCTAGGCAGTCTGGGCGGGATCCTCTTGAGCGCCGGTAACTTGAACGGTCTCTCTTGGCTAGGAGTGCTCTTCGGGGTGTTGGCCTCAATAGACTGGGGCATCTATACAGTATGGTCCAAGAAAGCCATGGTCGAGTTATCCCCCATGGAGCTATTAGTGAGCATATCTATCTTAGCTCAGCCAGTGAATTGGATATTGGCCCTTCCGTTCCTAAGCATTGAGCCGCTCTTGAAGGAAGAGGTATTACTTGGAACGCTCTACGTCTCGCTAGTGCCAGGCTTCGTTGCCTACTTCCTATGGCTTTACTCCGTAAAGCTCATCGGTGCATCGAGAGCGGGGGTTTACATAAACGCTTTACCGTTATTCACGTTAATAATTTCAGTCCTCACCTTAGGTGAGAGGCTAGACGCTTTCGAGGTAGCGGGAAGCGCCTTGATAATAGCGGCTCTGACGTTAGTTACTGTTGATTATCTGAATAGAACTTACCGCGCAAGTAGGCAATGA
- a CDS encoding SPOUT family RNA methylase has translation MSECSVILVKTELGMERYVANSLDVDCEIVAAPMGFKGLVLMKNCKNLEEVIERLNGMPEVIRFMIAEECVRADLKELKEAAKRLARKLEGKRFAVRTIRRGSHPFTSIEVNAELGALILREANGSKVDLTNPEAVLMVEIIGEEAYLAVVDPSYAGLKKKLGKEDTARFLSRLSVIQEPYLGPPKSIEELGKRIGRILQSYGVGEYYIGLIEETDALQLAQFIESVRDGMEARRKQEEKVEGKALSTKLKVFDVYHLALSKSKKELMVVFEPEGKSFEEVEEELAKALRKAKRVKAFLGSRKGVPMGIYKLADFVIDVAPGRTLSTETALAAALEALLIAYLRGKFYSDNQQ, from the coding sequence TTGTCGGAGTGCTCAGTGATTTTAGTTAAGACGGAGTTAGGTATGGAAAGGTACGTAGCTAATTCCTTAGACGTGGACTGCGAAATCGTTGCAGCTCCAATGGGCTTCAAGGGACTCGTGCTCATGAAGAACTGTAAGAACTTGGAAGAGGTCATTGAGAGGCTCAACGGGATGCCCGAGGTAATTAGGTTCATGATAGCAGAAGAGTGCGTCAGAGCGGACTTAAAGGAACTCAAGGAAGCAGCCAAGAGGCTCGCAAGGAAATTAGAGGGTAAGAGGTTCGCCGTCAGAACGATCAGGAGGGGTTCCCATCCGTTTACATCAATAGAAGTTAACGCCGAGCTAGGAGCTTTGATACTAAGGGAAGCCAATGGGAGTAAGGTAGACCTAACGAATCCAGAGGCAGTTCTAATGGTCGAGATAATTGGGGAGGAGGCATACTTAGCTGTGGTGGACCCCTCTTACGCTGGATTGAAGAAGAAATTAGGGAAGGAGGACACAGCGAGGTTCTTGTCGAGACTATCTGTAATACAAGAGCCTTACTTAGGTCCCCCAAAGTCTATTGAAGAACTGGGCAAGAGGATAGGGAGAATCCTCCAAAGTTACGGGGTAGGGGAGTACTACATAGGCCTAATTGAGGAAACGGACGCCCTTCAATTGGCCCAATTCATAGAGTCAGTTCGAGACGGCATGGAAGCGAGGAGGAAGCAAGAGGAGAAGGTAGAAGGTAAGGCGCTATCTACCAAGCTCAAGGTATTCGATGTATATCACTTGGCCCTCTCGAAATCTAAGAAGGAATTAATGGTTGTGTTCGAACCGGAGGGCAAGAGCTTCGAGGAAGTGGAAGAGGAGTTGGCTAAGGCCTTGAGGAAGGCCAAGAGAGTTAAGGCGTTCCTAGGCTCTAGGAAGGGCGTCCCTATGGGAATATATAAGTTGGCTGACTTCGTAATCGATGTAGCTCCGGGGAGAACTCTTTCCACCGAAACGGCTCTCGCCGCCGCATTAGAGGCCTTGCTCATTGCCTACTTGCGCGGTAAGTTCTATTCAGATAATCAACAGTAA
- a CDS encoding purine-nucleoside phosphorylase: MKPQHLTAKPGEVAEKVLAVGDPARAKMVAEKYLEEAKLVSSNRELLVYTGKYNGEEVSVAVHGIGGPSAAIVFEELRMLGAKLIVRLGTAGSLRKEIGVPEPIVVTGASYYEGGVLGVYSPNTCLSTSPDPILTSHIAKTFSQRNVNYHLGPVISNDAFYAESENFAEYWAKRGMVAVEMECATLFALGWMRGFKTGAVVVTADSLVDPSKKDLLHHEQLAPVMEKVTEALLDAISTFSL, translated from the coding sequence TTGAAGCCACAACACTTGACTGCTAAGCCCGGAGAAGTGGCCGAGAAAGTGTTAGCAGTAGGCGATCCGGCTAGGGCCAAAATGGTAGCGGAAAAGTACTTAGAGGAAGCTAAATTAGTGAGTTCTAACAGAGAGCTCCTAGTGTACACCGGCAAGTATAACGGAGAGGAAGTGAGCGTCGCAGTTCACGGAATAGGTGGACCGAGCGCTGCAATAGTTTTCGAAGAGCTTCGAATGTTGGGCGCGAAGCTAATAGTTAGGCTCGGAACGGCCGGTAGCTTGAGGAAGGAGATAGGAGTTCCCGAACCAATAGTAGTTACCGGTGCCTCCTACTACGAAGGCGGAGTACTCGGCGTTTACTCCCCTAACACTTGCCTCTCTACGTCACCCGACCCGATCCTAACTTCCCATATCGCCAAGACTTTCAGCCAAAGGAACGTGAACTACCATCTAGGCCCCGTAATTAGCAACGACGCTTTCTACGCTGAAAGCGAAAACTTCGCTGAGTATTGGGCTAAGAGGGGAATGGTTGCAGTGGAAATGGAGTGCGCCACTTTGTTCGCATTGGGATGGATGAGGGGCTTCAAGACGGGGGCGGTAGTAGTAACGGCCGATAGCCTGGTAGACCCTTCGAAGAAGGACTTACTTCACCACGAACAACTGGCGCCAGTCATGGAAAAGGTCACCGAAGCCTTGTTAGATGCGATTTCAACCTTTAGTTTATGA
- a CDS encoding phosphoribosyltransferase, translating to MGRIVFDENLVDLAPVFKDRRDAGRKLGTFLKKLDLVPDLIFAIPAGGVPVALEACKTLRSKMDLIIVKKVLYPWTTEAGFGAVSSLDFEVADVGLPEEVVKRQIEAALERVREREKLFRKGRPYPDLTGLKVCAIDDGIAAGYTMRVAVRSLKKLGAEEVWACAPTSSASGAEAVAQVADLVVILNLRTYYPFAVADAYENWYDLSDEEVLELLGEAEAEGCLIN from the coding sequence ATGGGTAGAATCGTATTTGATGAAAACCTCGTGGACCTGGCTCCCGTTTTCAAAGATAGAAGGGACGCGGGTAGGAAGCTAGGAACGTTCTTGAAGAAATTAGACCTAGTACCCGACCTTATCTTCGCAATACCGGCTGGCGGAGTTCCGGTGGCTTTGGAAGCATGCAAAACGCTAAGATCTAAGATGGATCTAATAATCGTAAAGAAGGTATTATATCCTTGGACTACGGAGGCAGGCTTCGGAGCAGTTAGTTCCTTGGATTTCGAAGTGGCGGACGTAGGTCTCCCAGAAGAGGTGGTGAAGAGGCAAATAGAGGCGGCGCTGGAGAGAGTAAGGGAAAGGGAGAAGTTATTTAGAAAGGGGAGACCTTACCCAGATTTAACTGGGCTGAAAGTCTGCGCAATTGATGATGGAATAGCAGCCGGTTACACCATGAGAGTTGCCGTGAGGTCACTGAAGAAGCTCGGTGCAGAGGAAGTATGGGCTTGTGCACCTACTTCCAGTGCGAGTGGTGCGGAAGCAGTGGCCCAAGTGGCCGATTTAGTGGTAATTCTAAACCTGAGGACCTATTACCCGTTCGCCGTGGCTGATGCGTACGAGAACTGGTACGATTTGAGCGATGAGGAAGTATTGGAACTGTTGGGGGAAGCGGAGGCGGAAGGGTGTCTCATAAACTAA
- a CDS encoding type I 3-dehydroquinate dehydratase — MFAIGAIPYDSKEKVRRRILKATALGADLVEFRLDYWNGPMPDFSEEAELARRYGMDVIVTVRDPSEGGVRKIEWKKEAYELANELGCWCDVEAKLYPEPPCENSIASIHFFNEPTESDYELIEKLSLSRINFSVFKVAAKVSTIDELLKLVRSIRHPRKAFMPMGKGTEKLRLITPLLGSYFSYGSVEESTAPGQVPLELIVKAVTLSRSADELYSPERQE, encoded by the coding sequence GTGTTCGCAATAGGAGCCATACCTTACGATTCAAAAGAGAAAGTTAGGAGAAGGATATTGAAAGCGACTGCTCTAGGGGCCGATCTAGTTGAGTTCCGGTTAGATTACTGGAACGGACCAATGCCCGACTTTTCAGAAGAAGCAGAGCTAGCCAGGAGGTACGGAATGGACGTAATAGTTACTGTGAGAGATCCTAGCGAGGGAGGAGTTAGAAAAATCGAATGGAAGAAGGAGGCGTACGAGCTAGCGAACGAACTCGGTTGTTGGTGCGATGTCGAAGCTAAGTTATATCCCGAACCCCCCTGCGAGAACAGTATCGCTTCAATTCATTTTTTCAACGAACCTACTGAAAGCGATTACGAATTAATAGAGAAATTGTCTCTTTCAAGGATCAATTTCTCCGTTTTTAAAGTAGCTGCGAAGGTGTCTACTATTGACGAATTGCTGAAGCTGGTGAGGTCAATAAGGCATCCAAGGAAGGCTTTCATGCCTATGGGGAAGGGGACGGAGAAACTGAGACTAATTACGCCCCTCTTGGGCTCCTATTTCTCTTACGGATCAGTAGAGGAGAGTACTGCGCCGGGCCAAGTACCGCTAGAGTTAATAGTAAAAGCTGTAACGCTTTCGCGGAGCGCCGATGAGCTATACTCCCCAGAGCGACAAGAATGA